In Macadamia integrifolia cultivar HAES 741 chromosome 1, SCU_Mint_v3, whole genome shotgun sequence, a single window of DNA contains:
- the LOC122076883 gene encoding desiccation-related protein PCC13-62-like — protein MASKFCNSKLSAVLLIILANLLLCCYGSSDQSHSKPLCGPYHPAHAVPLYPEDVDLMQFPLNLEFLETEFYLWATLGYGLDKIAPKYALGGPPPIGVRKANLDNLTFSIIEEFGFQEVGHVRAIETTVGGFPRPLLDLSAHNFAKIFDEAFGYSLIPPFDPYRNSISFMLAVYIIPYVGLTGYVGTNPFLNGYKAKALLAGLLGVESGQDAVVRTYLYERVKEVVEPYNYTVEEFTDKISMLRNELGKCGLKDEGLIVPPELGAENRTTTNVLSANYDSLSYPRTPNEVLRILYTTGDEHIPGGFYPEGANGKIARELLKRPFSYHHSL, from the exons ATGGCTTCTAAGTTCTGCAACTCCAAGCTCTCTGCAGTGCTGTTAATCATCTTAGCCAACTTACTCTTGTGTTGCTATGGTAGCTCGGATCAATCTCATTCGAAGCCTCTATGTGGACCGTATCATCCAGCCCATGCGGTTCCACTTTATCCAGAAGATGTGGACCTGATGCAATTCCCCTTAAATCTTGAGTTCCTTGAAACAGAGTTCTACTTGTGGGCAACACTGGGTTACGGGCTTGATAAGATCGCTCCCAAGTATGCCCTGGGTGGCCCACCTCCCATTGGTGTCAGGAAAGCCAACCTTGATAATCTCACCTTTAGCATTATCGAAGAGTTTGGCTTCCAAGAAGTTGGCCATgtcag GGCTATTGAAACAACAGTTGGTGGATTCCCAAGGCCATTGTTGGATCTGAGTGCACATAACTTCGCCAAGATATTTGATGAGGCATTTGGATACTCATTAATTCCTCCCTTTGATCCATACCGTAACAGCATCAGTTTCATGTTGGCTGTCTATATAATTCCTTATGTGGGTCTTACTGGTTACGTTGGAACCAATCCATTCCTCAATGGATACAAAGCAAAGGCA CTGTTGGCAGGTCTGCTAGGGGTGGAATCAGGTCAAGATGCAGTGGTAAGAACATACTTATATGAGAGGGTGAAGGAAGTGGTGGAACCGTACAATTATACAGTGGAGGAGTTCACAGATAAGATCTCAATGCTGAGGAACGAACTGGGTAAGTGTGGACTCAAGGATGAAGGTCTCATTGTTCCACCTGAGTTGGGCGCTGAGAATCGTACTACCACTAATGTCTTATCTGCAaactatgactctctctcttaCCCAAGAACTCCCAATGAGGTCTTGAGGATCCTCTATACTACCGGCGATGAACACATTCCCGGTGGCTTTTACCCCGAAGGTGCCAATGGAAAGATTGCAAGGGAACTTCTTAAACGCCCCTTTAGTTACCACCACTCTCTCTAG